TCCACCGACCTCGTCACCGAAAAAGCCATCAACTGGATAAAGCAGCAGGACGGCAACGAACCTTTCCTGATGTGCTGCCACTTCAAAGCCACCCACGAGCCATACGACTACCCGACGCGCATGGAGCACCTCTATGACGGTGTCACCTTCCCCGAACCGGAGAACCTTCTCGACTGGGGGCCGGAAACCAACGGCCGTTCTTTCGTCGGACAAACCATCGAAGAACTGGAGCGTCGCTGGAGAACCGCCTCGAAAGACCCGGACAAATGGTGGTGCCGCTACCCCGGACTGCCGTTCAGTACCGAAGGGATGCAACGGACTGCCGCCCGACGTGCAGCTTATCAGAAATTTATCCGCGACTATATGCGTTGCGGAGCTACCATAGACGACAACATCGGCAAACTTCTGAAAACTCTCGATGAAATGGGCATTGCCGACAACACCATCGTTGTCTATGTCTCCGACCAGGGTTATTTCCTCGGCGAACACGGCTTCTTCGACAAACGGATGTTTTATGAAGAATCAGCCCGCATGCCTTTCGTCATCCGCTATCCCAAAAAGGTTCCCGCAGGGCAACGTCTGAAAGACTTGGTGCTCAACGTCGATTTTGCACCGACATTAGCCGAGTTTGCCGGAGTAAAAATGGAGAATGTACAAGGACACAGCTTCACCGGCAACCTCGAAGGAAAAACTCCGGCAGACTGGCGGAAAGAAATCTATTACCGCTACTGGACGAATCACGCTATCCGCCCGGCACATTTCGCTATCCGTTCCGACCGATACAAACTTATATTCTACTACGCCAGGAATTTGGATATGACCGATACGGAAAACTTCGATTTCACTCCGGCATGGGATTTCTATGATTTACAGAATGACCCGCACGAGAATCACAACTTGTATAATGACCCGAAATACGCTTCTATCATCAAGCAGATGAAGAAGGATTTATTAAATCTTCGCAAGGAAGTGGGTGATACTGACGAAAAGTATCCGGAAATGCAGGAGCTATTCGAGAAGTATTATAAATAAAGGCTCATTCATGATTGATGCGGAAATGAGCTAAACCGTGCGGAAATGAATGAAAATTTGTTTTCAATTACTGATTCGCATAAGTAGAACATAACCTTTTGAACCATAAGTTCCACCTGTTTCACCTTATCTCTGAAACATCGATGAATAAGGAGATAGCGGGTGAAAGCGTAGGGAAGAACCAGGTGAAGTCTTCCATTATCGCTTTCACCTTTTGAATTTATTTATACCGATTGCTGGACATATAGAGCCACTGTGCTGAATATATAGATGCAATACGGTGAGTATATAGATGCAATCTGTTGAATCTATAGATGTACCAATTCAAGTATTAATAGATGAGAACCAAGGTATTAACACCTGACAACTAGGCTATTAATATCTGACAGCTCATCTATTAATACCTGACAATGGATTTGCTATAAGCATATTTTCATTAGCTATAATGATATCCGGATTAGCTATAATGATATTGGTTTTAGCTCAAGAGATATTTTGAAAAGGCAAGGTGGAACCGATAATGTTCTGTTTCACCTAATTTTACCCCTCGCTTTCACCCGCTATAACCTTATTCATCGGCATTTCAAGAATCAGGTGAAATCGATGAATAGCAATAATCTTATAGTGGAATTTATGATACTTTATTGATTAAGAAAGAGGTAAGTTACGCAGTATTCCGCTATCGAATGATTCAGAACTACGCAGTTTTGCTCATATCCGTACGGTAATGAGTAAAACCGTGCGGAAATGAGCCAAACCATACAATTAAAAACTAATCCACCCTTATCTCATCCACAAACAGGAAAGGCCGTTCGCCCTCACCGGAGTGTCCTTTGGGAAGCCCTTTAAAAGGCGCTGCCACCACTTTTACATAACGAGCGGATACCGTGTCAAAAGAGAGACGGTTCAGTTCGCTTCGTTTCTCCCCCATGGCATCCGTCGGTGCCTCATATGTCTGACGGGCTACCATCTCATATTTTTCTCCATCCGAAGAGACGAATACGGAAATAGACTGCGGCCCCATAATCCATGCACTCAAATCGGTCAAAGCGGAAACTTCCACCGAAGAAATAGACTGTAAAGACTCCAAGTCTATCACTGCACTCAAATCAGAAGAATGATACCCTACCCACAGACCTGTATTATGAAAGTTTATACTTCGAATCCCGTCTACCAAAACCTTTCCATTCTCTCCCTGATAACGCTCTGAAGGAGCATTCAATAACCGGACAGGGCGGAATGTCGCTTTATTTACGACCACCTCTTTTGTCAGTTCGTCACTGGAAAGCCCGTTGGACAAATAAGAGATAGCTTTCAACGTGCAACTTTTGTCTACCCGGATAGGATTCTTATACAAAGAACCGGATTTCGTAGGTATGCTGCCGTCCAGAGTATAATAGATTTCTGTATCAGGCAGACTCTCCATTGAGATTTCAAGGCTTTTATCAGTAGGAATAGATTTATAAGTAGCGGAAACTGTAAAGAAGTGATTGGCATAACCATAGCCTAGCCGGGTATAACAGTCTAAAAGCATAGGCAAGCGATGCAGGAAACCGCTAAAAGTGCCGCGTCTTCCTTCACACCACGCAGCTTCGGCAAAAGCAGACAGGCGGGGAAGAAGCATATAATCAAGTAACGAATCACTGTTGATAAACGAAGTCCACAGGCAAGCTTCCGCGCCCAATACCCTTTCTTTTTCAGCCGCCGTCAGTTGCGGAGAGAAGAAAGGCGTCTCAAAGACTTTCTTCATTTCTACCAGTCCGCCAGTCGCACGAGGTTCCTGTTCCGAGTTTATCGTCTGATAATGATTCAGGTACAGATGGGAATCTGCGGAAACAATCACAGAGTGTCCTTTGTGAAGGGCAGCCGTGGCACGTCCCAGCCCGCGCCAGGACATAATGGTAACATCCCGGCTCAAACTATCGGAAAGCACTTCATCCCAGCCAATCATCCGCTTTCCCAGCCCACGCAGATAACCGGCTATTTCTTCATTGAATGTATTTTGCAGAAACTCCTCTGCCGTATGCTGACCGATGTCTTTCAATCCGTGCTTCGTGATTGCCTTCTGGCAAGCGTCGCATTGCTTCCAACGGTCTTTGGGCACTTCGTCACCACCGATATGGATAAACTGTCCCGGAAATAAGCCGGCAACTTCTTTCAAAACATCTTTTACAAAGGGAAAGGTAAAATCATTCCCTACACACATCACATCTTTATGGACTCCGCCCACTTCCGTAGCCACTTCATAAGCCTTCCCCGTACAGCCCAGTTGCGGATATGCCGCTAATGCCGCTTGTGTATGACCGGGCATGTCTATCTCCGGGATAATCGTTATAAATCTTTCGGCAGCATAAGCCACCACGTCTTTTATTTCTTCCTGTGTATAATAACCGCCATATTTGTCCGCCCCTCTCCATGCGCCGACTTTCGTAAGATTCGGGTATTTTTTTATTTCTATCCGCCATCCCTGGTCGTCTGTCAGATGCCAGTGGAAATGATTCAGACGGTGAAAAGCCAACAGGTCGATATAGCGTTTCACCTGCGCGACCGAGAAGAAATGACGGCTCACATCAAGCATGGCTCCCCTGTAAGACAGAGAAGGGTAATCTTCCAACACCACAGGGGGAAAACTCAGTTCCTTTCTTTGCACGGCTACTTCTCCTGCTACCGTCGGAAGCGACAACTGCCGCAACATCTGAACTGCATAAAAAGCTCCCGCCAGGTCTGCTGCCTCAATTACCATATTATCTTCCGTGACTTCCAGTTGAAACCCTTCTTTCGGTAGCTGGAGATTCTGCATGAGAAGAATCTCATTATCGCGCAACAACTTCTTTGTTTTTCCAACAGCCAACGAATACCCGGTACTTTCCGAAAGACAAGCAGCCAGCAAGTCCGCAACAGATTTCCATTCGGGATGATTCCCCGAATAAAGCACCTTTGTCTGTTCATTCACGATGAATGGAGCCCCTTCTTTTTCTACTACCGACACAGGTTCGGGTATTAAGTTCCGATAGGAAACCGATGCCATTGAATCCACAGCGAAAAGAGAGAAAGCTCCCCAAACTAGCAGGATAATTAATATAGGTGAAGATAATGTATCCCGACAGATATTGACTTTAATCATATACTCTCCGAATTTATTTGGCAGCCTTGCCCGACTTGGCTGTTTTATTCGACTTGGCAGCCTTCTCTGATTGGATAGTCTTATCCGATTTGCCGGCTTCCCTTCTCGCTTTTCCCTGATGCCCGGTCAGGTCATCTCCCAATTCCTCACGCCATACGTCAGCTTCCCTCATCAAATCCTGTACCACTTCCGAATGCTGGGTAATTACATTCACACGCTCGCCCATATCCCGTCGCAGGTCATACAGTTCGCACTCCTTGACTTCACCCTGTCCCAATTCTCCGGGAAGTCCGTCATTGCCGGGCACCTGGCTGTCATAAGACACATATTTATGAGGGAACACCAGTTTATAACTCCCGTCGGTAATCGCTTCCAACGAATTTTTATGATAGTAGAAACAAAGATATTTGCGCACCGCAATCGTAGGGTCTACCGTCAACGTGGGCACCATACTCACCCCGTCTATCTTCTTTTCAGGCATTTTCGCCCCCGCAATCTCTACCAAGGTCGGCAGAATGTCAATATTGGAATACAGGCTATTACATACGCCGGACGGTTGGATTTTCCCTTTCCAATAGAAGAAACAAGGTACGCGCGTGCCGCCATTGAATGTATTCGCCTTTGCTTCCCTCAATCCGCCGGACGAACCGGCATGGTTGCCGTAATTAGCCCACGGACCGTTATCCGAAGTGAGAATTACCAGCGTATTGTCCTCAATCCCTTCTTCGCGGATAGTCCGCAGGATTTCTCCCACGCTCCAGTCCAATTCCATCATCACATCCCCATACAATCCTTGCTTGCTCTTCCCTTTAAACTTGTCGGATACCGCCAACGGTACATGAGGCATCGAATGTGCCAGATACAAGAAGAACGGTTTATCGTTTGCATTCCGGTGAATAAAATCAACCGCATAATTCGTGTAATCGGTCGTCAGCCGCGTCTGGTCGGTATTATAGCCGATAATATCATTCCCTTTAATTAAAGGAAGGTCGGGAAACTTATATTGAGGATGGTTAGGCCACATATCATTCGAATAAGGCAATCCGTAGTATTCATCGAAACCATGCTGAAGCGGCAGGAATTTCTTCTCATCCCCCAAATGCCACTTTCCGAAGATAGCCGTA
The DNA window shown above is from Bacteroides faecium and carries:
- a CDS encoding sulfatase family protein, translated to MNKLILTGLLAAGAMTHIQGAQSTGQEGQQQNSKDKAQRPNILFILSDDHTSQAWGIYGGVLADYAHNDNIRRLANEGVVLDNCFCTNSISAPSRASILTGLYSHRNGLYTLADSLDTSIPTLATALQANGYNTGLVGKWHIQSQPQGFDYYSIFYDQGEYRDPTFIESTDPWPGNRRFGERVLGFSTDLVTEKAINWIKQQDGNEPFLMCCHFKATHEPYDYPTRMEHLYDGVTFPEPENLLDWGPETNGRSFVGQTIEELERRWRTASKDPDKWWCRYPGLPFSTEGMQRTAARRAAYQKFIRDYMRCGATIDDNIGKLLKTLDEMGIADNTIVVYVSDQGYFLGEHGFFDKRMFYEESARMPFVIRYPKKVPAGQRLKDLVLNVDFAPTLAEFAGVKMENVQGHSFTGNLEGKTPADWRKEIYYRYWTNHAIRPAHFAIRSDRYKLIFYYARNLDMTDTENFDFTPAWDFYDLQNDPHENHNLYNDPKYASIIKQMKKDLLNLRKEVGDTDEKYPEMQELFEKYYK
- a CDS encoding glycoside hydrolase family 20 protein, which produces MIKVNICRDTLSSPILIILLVWGAFSLFAVDSMASVSYRNLIPEPVSVVEKEGAPFIVNEQTKVLYSGNHPEWKSVADLLAACLSESTGYSLAVGKTKKLLRDNEILLMQNLQLPKEGFQLEVTEDNMVIEAADLAGAFYAVQMLRQLSLPTVAGEVAVQRKELSFPPVVLEDYPSLSYRGAMLDVSRHFFSVAQVKRYIDLLAFHRLNHFHWHLTDDQGWRIEIKKYPNLTKVGAWRGADKYGGYYTQEEIKDVVAYAAERFITIIPEIDMPGHTQAALAAYPQLGCTGKAYEVATEVGGVHKDVMCVGNDFTFPFVKDVLKEVAGLFPGQFIHIGGDEVPKDRWKQCDACQKAITKHGLKDIGQHTAEEFLQNTFNEEIAGYLRGLGKRMIGWDEVLSDSLSRDVTIMSWRGLGRATAALHKGHSVIVSADSHLYLNHYQTINSEQEPRATGGLVEMKKVFETPFFSPQLTAAEKERVLGAEACLWTSFINSDSLLDYMLLPRLSAFAEAAWCEGRRGTFSGFLHRLPMLLDCYTRLGYGYANHFFTVSATYKSIPTDKSLEISMESLPDTEIYYTLDGSIPTKSGSLYKNPIRVDKSCTLKAISYLSNGLSSDELTKEVVVNKATFRPVRLLNAPSERYQGENGKVLVDGIRSINFHNTGLWVGYHSSDLSAVIDLESLQSISSVEVSALTDLSAWIMGPQSISVFVSSDGEKYEMVARQTYEAPTDAMGEKRSELNRLSFDTVSARYVKVVAAPFKGLPKGHSGEGERPFLFVDEIRVD
- a CDS encoding sulfatase family protein; translated protein: MKNKKILLGIAGMTVLSAEAIAQKPANIILINLDDAGNGDFSCRGAIGYQTPHIDWMAANGMSMNNFYAVQPISGASRAGLMTGCYPNRIGFAYALNPGSPYGISEQEETVAELLRDKGYATAIFGKWHLGDEKKFLPLQHGFDEYYGLPYSNDMWPNHPQYKFPDLPLIKGNDIIGYNTDQTRLTTDYTNYAVDFIHRNANDKPFFLYLAHSMPHVPLAVSDKFKGKSKQGLYGDVMMELDWSVGEILRTIREEGIEDNTLVILTSDNGPWANYGNHAGSSGGLREAKANTFNGGTRVPCFFYWKGKIQPSGVCNSLYSNIDILPTLVEIAGAKMPEKKIDGVSMVPTLTVDPTIAVRKYLCFYYHKNSLEAITDGSYKLVFPHKYVSYDSQVPGNDGLPGELGQGEVKECELYDLRRDMGERVNVITQHSEVVQDLMREADVWREELGDDLTGHQGKARREAGKSDKTIQSEKAAKSNKTAKSGKAAK